The genome window GGAAAAGCACACGGTGGCGCGGCTCATCGGAGCGCCTCCGGGCTACATCGGCTATGACGAGGGCGGGCAGCTCACCGAGGCGGCGCGCCGCAAGCCCTACAGTGTCATCCTGTTCGACGAGATCGAAAAGGCGCATGCCGACGTGTTCAACGTGCTGCTGCAGATTTTGGACGACGGCCGTCTGACCGACAGCCATGGCCGCACCGTGGACTTCAAGAACACGATCATTATCATGACCTCCAACCTGGGCGCACAGTACATGCTGGAGGGCATCGACAAGGACGGTGAGTTCAAGGCAGGGGTCGAGGACCAGGTCATGGATACCCTGCGGCATCATTTCCGGCCCGAGTTCCTGAACCGTGTGGACGAGACCGTGCTGTTCCGGCCCCTGCACCTGGATCAGCTCACGCGCATCGTGGATTTGCTGGTCAAGGGGCTGCGCGACCGGCTCGAAGACCGCAAGATCGCCCTGGAACTCACGGACAAGGCCAAGGCGTTCATCGCCGAGTCGGCCTACGATCCGAGCTTCGGCGCGCGTCCGCTGCACCGCTACATTCAGGCGCACCTGGAAACGCCGCTGGCCAAGCGCATCATCGGCGGCGAATTGCAGGACGGCGAGACCGTGACTGTGGATGAGAAGGACGGAGCATTGGTTTTTGAGTAAAGGCCGCCGGTAAGGGCGCGTCAATATTACCGTTTAAAAAAGGCAGTCCCTCGTGCATTCAACATGCACGAGGGACTGCCTTTTTCTTGTTTTACGTTTCTTGGCCAATGGAACGTCGCCCGAAGAGTGAGACAGTCTTCTTTGCTAACCCATTGTCCTTTTTCCCAATCCGGATATGGCCGGGGCGTGGCTTTCCTCAGCGGTGATTTCAATGCGCAATGAATTCGTATCCGTTGCGTGGCGGACGGCCAGGATGTTATTGATCGCGGCGCGGGCCTTTTCCTCCAGGCGGGAGCCTTGGCCGCAGATGCGGACCGTCAGCGCCGCTCCTTTCAGCGTCGCATGGAAATCGTGGACTTCCGGCAGGGAATAGAGGGCCTCGCCGAGCTCGAGGAGCGTGACCGGGGAGTGCTGCTCCAGCCGTTTGATGTGCGGGTCGAGCCGCCGCAGGGGGCTGCCGCAGGCGCACGCGCCGGGCAGGATGCGGCCCCTATCCCCGGTGCGGTAGCGCAGCAGGGGCATGCCGCGCCGCAGGGCCGTGGAAACCACAATCTCCCCGAAGCGGCCGTCGGGCAGCACCTCTCCGGTCTTCGGATCCACTATCTCCACATGGACGTCGGTTTCCCGCAGGTGTAGTCCCGAGCCGGGCGCGCATTCAACGGCGCCGCCTAGGCCGGTTTCGATCATGCCCCAGTGCCGGAAGACCCTGCAGCCGAAGGCCTGCTTCGCATTGCGGACCACCGCGTTGGGTATGGCGTCCCAGCAGAGCAGCACCGAACGGATGCGGTCCTCGGGGAGCCCCCGTTTTTCCCAGTGGCGGGCCAGCATGTTCACGTGGGCCGCAGGGCCGACAATGCACCGGGCGTTTGTCTCCAGAAGTGTGTCCACGGCCTGGCTTGCGTCTTCCAGCACGCCGTAGGCCACGGCCTGGGCGCGGTTGCGTCCCAGGGCCTCCATGAGCAGGCGGCCCACGCCGCCCGGCCGGTCCCCGGGCATGAGCACCAGGGCGGTTTGTCCCGGCTCCACCATGGACCGCATGCCCCAGTCGAAATAGTCCACCGTGGCTTCCAGGTCGTCTCCGGTGTGGAAGACCCGCTTGGGTTTTCCCGTGGTGCCCGAGCTTTGCAGGGTGACCACCCGGGCGATGTCGTCCTGGGAGACGCAGAGAAGCTGCTCGGGCGCATCGCGCAGGTCCTTTGGGGTGATGGCCGGGAGGCGGGCGAAGTCCTCCATCGTGCGGATGTCCCCCGGCGAAACCTCACTATAGAGGCGGGCGTAAAAGGGACTGTGCGCCTTGGCGTGAGCCACGGTTTCGCGCAGCTTTTCCAGCTGCCATGCGCGCACCTGTTTTGGCGAGGGCGCGCCGGATTTCTCCCGGAGCCCCATGCGACGCATCAGCCAGCGGTCAAGGGGCGGCAGGCCCATGGCATTTCCCCCGGTACAGGGTGGTTCCGTCCATGGCGGACAGGTTGTAGGCGCAGAACGGGATCAGGCGCCCGTCCGGGGCGACGCTGTGGATGCAGCAGCCCCGCAGCCGTTCCAGGTCCAGGGTCCAGGCGTCCTGAAAGGCCATGGCCGAAACGGCCAGGGTGTGGGTGGCCGCACGGGCGATGAACCGGTCCAGGTCGTCCATGGGGGCCGGGGCCATGCCCAGGGTCTGCTTGGGCGCGGCCCACTGGCGTTTGACAAAGGCCTTGGCCTTGTCCGCGCCTTCCGAGGCTGGGCGGGGCGTGCAGCCGCATGCGCCGTTCGAGGCCAGTTTCTTCAGGGTGTGGTCTTCCATGACCACATAGTTTGCGTGGCAGGAGCAGTGGGAGTGTTCGCAGCCGGGCGGCAGGAAGTGGGCCGCCCTGATGCCTGGGCCGGTCTGCTGCTCCAGCAGGCGCATGAGTTCGGGCAGGGTGATGCGCTGCTCGTCTCCCGGGGCCTGCGGATAGCGTCCGAAATAGCTCACGGGCTGGAAGTGTACCCCGCGCACGGCCGGGGAGTGTTGGGCGGCCAGCCGGATGATGTTGCCCAGGTCGTGGTCGTTGACGCCCGGTGCCACCGTGGGCACCAGCACCATGCCTATCCCCGCCCGGGTCAGG of Salidesulfovibrio onnuriiensis contains these proteins:
- a CDS encoding DVU_1553 family AMP-dependent CoA ligase, producing MGLPPLDRWLMRRMGLREKSGAPSPKQVRAWQLEKLRETVAHAKAHSPFYARLYSEVSPGDIRTMEDFARLPAITPKDLRDAPEQLLCVSQDDIARVVTLQSSGTTGKPKRVFHTGDDLEATVDYFDWGMRSMVEPGQTALVLMPGDRPGGVGRLLMEALGRNRAQAVAYGVLEDASQAVDTLLETNARCIVGPAAHVNMLARHWEKRGLPEDRIRSVLLCWDAIPNAVVRNAKQAFGCRVFRHWGMIETGLGGAVECAPGSGLHLRETDVHVEIVDPKTGEVLPDGRFGEIVVSTALRRGMPLLRYRTGDRGRILPGACACGSPLRRLDPHIKRLEQHSPVTLLELGEALYSLPEVHDFHATLKGAALTVRICGQGSRLEEKARAAINNILAVRHATDTNSLRIEITAEESHAPAISGLGKRTMG
- the trsS gene encoding radical SAM (seleno)protein TrsS, producing MSRLPRSVCPVCLAPIPARHETSGGNTYLVKDCPEHGEFRTIVWRGEPGFVEWSRTKIPSRPRTPFTAVDRGCPLDCGLCEAHCQHTCTAVFEVTWRCDLGCPVCFASSGKTAPADPTHEEFAFLLDRVEQASGFCNIQLSGGEPTMRRDLPDLIRMAKKRGFPFVQLNSNGLRLGREPGYAEALAEAGLDSVFLQFDGTEDGIYETLRGRALLRDKLTAVENLTRAGIGMVLVPTVAPGVNDHDLGNIIRLAAQHSPAVRGVHFQPVSYFGRYPQAPGDEQRITLPELMRLLEQQTGPGIRAAHFLPPGCEHSHCSCHANYVVMEDHTLKKLASNGACGCTPRPASEGADKAKAFVKRQWAAPKQTLGMAPAPMDDLDRFIARAATHTLAVSAMAFQDAWTLDLERLRGCCIHSVAPDGRLIPFCAYNLSAMDGTTLYRGKCHGPAAP